One genomic window of Evansella cellulosilytica DSM 2522 includes the following:
- a CDS encoding endolytic transglycosylase MltG, which yields MSIKHQLRGSAIGVFAATSIFSSVYFFSGASGQAEIESDEPLTIEDALSQVEQEDFTVLTNEEYSELRDQLLALENEILLLQENNQQDIVEEETTEEVEIEEETTEEEAIEEEDSSIIEVTLTVEAGMSTRDITERLESLNIIEDARAFEAYIMDLEQDRYLRMGDYDVSSEMSWDDIIDVLVQ from the coding sequence GTGTCTATAAAACATCAATTACGCGGCTCAGCTATTGGAGTTTTTGCTGCTACCTCTATATTCTCATCCGTATATTTCTTTTCCGGTGCTTCTGGACAAGCAGAAATAGAATCAGACGAGCCCTTAACGATAGAAGATGCCCTTTCTCAAGTTGAACAAGAGGATTTTACAGTACTAACAAACGAGGAATACTCTGAACTACGTGATCAATTGTTAGCACTTGAAAATGAAATTTTACTGCTTCAGGAGAACAATCAACAAGACATAGTTGAAGAAGAGACTACTGAGGAAGTTGAAATCGAAGAAGAGACTACCGAAGAAGAGGCTATTGAAGAAGAGGATTCTAGCATAATTGAAGTAACGCTGACTGTTGAAGCTGGAATGTCTACAAGAGATATTACAGAGCGTTTAGAGTCACTAAATATTATCGAAGATGCTAGAGCATTTGAAGCGTATATCATGGATTTAGAACAAGACCGTTATTTAAGAATGGGCGACTACGATGTTTCTAGCGAAATGTCTTGGGATGACATTATCGATGTCTTAGTTCAATAA
- the rpmG gene encoding 50S ribosomal protein L33 — MRVQVTLACTETGDRNYITTKNKRQNPDRMELKKYSPRLGRHTLHRETK; from the coding sequence ATGCGCGTACAAGTAACTTTAGCTTGCACAGAAACTGGTGATCGTAACTACATCACTACTAAAAATAAACGTCAAAATCCTGACCGTATGGAGCTTAAAAAATATAGCCCAAGATTAGGCCGTCACACGTTACATCGTGAGACTAAATAA
- a CDS encoding 5-formyltetrahydrofolate cyclo-ligase, with translation MEKRELRTKILDELASLDSSQVKKRTKQIHNQLFHFSEWTKAKVIGITISVKSEIDTFHIIQKAWEQGKVVVVPKCIPQNRQLIFYKITSFDQLEQSFYGLKEPNIHEVEEIAPKEIELLLVPGLVFDYRGYRVGYGGGYYDRFLSVNSIKTCSVCFERQLVKCIPNEHHDKRVNFIITEDRILKSYR, from the coding sequence GTGGAGAAAAGGGAATTAAGAACAAAGATATTAGACGAACTAGCTTCTCTTGATAGTAGCCAAGTAAAAAAGAGGACAAAACAAATACATAATCAATTATTTCATTTTTCTGAATGGACAAAAGCAAAAGTAATAGGTATTACTATTTCAGTAAAAAGTGAAATTGACACATTTCATATTATACAAAAGGCTTGGGAGCAGGGGAAAGTAGTGGTCGTTCCGAAGTGTATTCCTCAAAACAGGCAATTAATATTTTATAAAATTACTTCTTTTGATCAGCTGGAACAGTCTTTTTATGGACTTAAAGAACCGAACATACATGAAGTAGAAGAAATTGCGCCAAAAGAAATAGAACTTCTTTTAGTCCCAGGCTTGGTTTTTGATTATAGAGGGTACAGAGTAGGCTATGGGGGTGGCTATTACGACCGTTTTTTGTCTGTGAATTCTATTAAAACATGCTCTGTCTGTTTTGAACGACAACTTGTCAAATGTATTCCGAACGAACATCATGATAAACGTGTTAACTTCATAATTACCGAGGATAGAATTTTAAAATCATATAGATAA
- a CDS encoding L-lactate dehydrogenase, with the protein MIYENKTTRVVVIGTGFVGSSYAFSLTNQNITDELVLIDLSKEKAEGDAMDLNHGIPFGSPMKIWAGDYSDCKDADIVVITAGANQKPGETRLDLIEKNAKIFKGIVGAVMDNGFNGIFIVATNPVDILSYATWKFSGLPMERVIGSGTILDTARFRFLLGQYLDIDPRNVHGYIMGEHGDTELPVWSQTRIGVELIDHYIEKYKPDAKNSDLNDIFINVRDAAYHIIERKGATHYAIAMGLKRLTKAILRNESSILTVSTLLRGEYGLDDLYIGVPAIVNKDGVSQVVEINLNAEEEQKLRHSADVLKKAMEPLSKI; encoded by the coding sequence ATGATTTACGAAAATAAGACTACGCGAGTCGTCGTTATTGGGACTGGTTTTGTTGGATCGAGTTATGCTTTTTCGTTAACAAATCAAAATATAACTGATGAGTTAGTATTAATTGACTTGAGCAAAGAGAAGGCTGAAGGGGATGCCATGGACCTTAATCATGGCATCCCATTCGGATCACCCATGAAAATCTGGGCTGGAGATTATTCGGATTGTAAAGATGCCGATATCGTAGTAATAACAGCAGGTGCAAACCAAAAGCCTGGTGAAACACGCCTCGATTTAATTGAGAAAAATGCAAAAATATTTAAAGGGATCGTTGGGGCAGTAATGGATAATGGGTTCAATGGAATATTTATTGTTGCTACAAACCCTGTAGATATACTATCTTATGCAACGTGGAAATTTTCAGGTCTTCCGATGGAAAGAGTAATAGGTTCAGGAACCATATTAGATACGGCACGTTTTAGGTTTTTATTAGGACAGTACTTAGATATTGATCCGAGAAATGTACATGGTTATATTATGGGGGAACACGGGGATACGGAGTTACCTGTATGGAGCCAAACAAGGATAGGGGTAGAACTTATTGATCATTATATTGAAAAGTATAAGCCTGATGCAAAAAATAGTGATTTAAATGATATTTTCATTAACGTTCGTGATGCAGCATATCATATCATCGAGCGAAAAGGAGCAACTCATTATGCGATAGCGATGGGGCTTAAAAGGTTAACGAAGGCAATTCTACGAAATGAAAGCTCCATTCTTACCGTCTCCACATTGTTGCGTGGTGAATATGGCCTAGACGATTTGTATATAGGTGTTCCTGCCATTGTCAATAAAGATGGTGTATCTCAAGTGGTAGAAATAAATTTAAATGCAGAAGAGGAACAAAAGCTGCGTCATTCTGCAGATGTTTTGAAGAAAGCAATGGAGCCATTGTCCAAGATCTAA
- a CDS encoding HAD family hydrolase, whose protein sequence is MHTLQFFSLSIVLVNGYYFLNNTYNWYNEERGVLVTWKAVFFDLDNTLYSHEKAFEAAIEWCYKVFIRKKVVDHECSFTKFFKVFKKNCDIFWPLYEQKKLSRVEYKRVRFNETMKSLHLPFDEKDADLFHQEYEDVVGSYSEAYPGLYDLFTFLNTCKIKYGIITNGNVKVQNSKMNKLKLRRWIPEKYIFISEQIGFHKPDYRLFSFVKESVNMKNEECIYIGDSWSQDVVGAKNAGWDAIFLNTRNEERKTDHEVIKELYTLHDVKNYFFHSYKGSF, encoded by the coding sequence GTGCATACTCTACAGTTTTTTTCATTAAGTATAGTATTAGTAAATGGATATTACTTTTTAAATAATACCTACAATTGGTATAATGAGGAAAGAGGTGTATTGGTGACTTGGAAGGCAGTATTTTTTGATCTAGATAATACTTTATATAGTCATGAAAAAGCATTTGAAGCTGCTATTGAATGGTGCTATAAAGTGTTCATTAGAAAGAAAGTAGTAGATCACGAATGCTCTTTTACTAAGTTCTTTAAGGTTTTTAAAAAGAACTGTGATATATTCTGGCCTTTATATGAACAAAAAAAGTTATCGAGAGTTGAATATAAGAGAGTAAGGTTTAATGAAACGATGAAATCATTACACCTTCCATTTGATGAAAAAGATGCAGATCTTTTTCATCAGGAGTACGAAGACGTAGTTGGAAGTTATAGTGAAGCGTACCCTGGATTATATGACTTATTTACTTTTTTAAACACTTGTAAGATAAAATATGGAATTATTACGAATGGAAACGTTAAAGTTCAAAATTCAAAAATGAATAAACTGAAATTAAGACGATGGATTCCAGAAAAATATATTTTTATTTCTGAGCAAATAGGGTTCCATAAACCTGATTATAGGTTATTCTCTTTTGTGAAAGAAAGCGTTAATATGAAAAATGAAGAATGCATTTATATCGGTGACTCTTGGTCACAGGATGTTGTAGGAGCGAAAAACGCTGGTTGGGATGCCATTTTTCTCAATACGAGAAACGAGGAAAGGAAGACCGATCATGAAGTCATAAAAGAACTATATACGTTACATGATGTGAAAAACTACTTCTTTCATTCGTATAAAGGTAGTTTTTAA
- a CDS encoding rhomboid family intramembrane serine protease — MNLLTVQLRFWEILHHLVNKEGMRVVHISEKGEEVWLEDDRTEPFQIIRIGYKDFDWSKELRHDISETYDKAKTIRGQLKLRSANVINVVLSPYAPVDSYEHLVDQALPLTAGGKQQQRTILLTLQNMNEKLFPLATEWKLKETPSFTFVNELIDIEGEIRALRYAVMQASENQVEKDRKVFFYGKPIVTFILLATILIMYAIVEYNGSSMSTETLISFGAKFNPLILQGEWWRFFSAMFLHIGFFHLMMNSLALFYLGSAVERIYGTGRFLIIYLIAGLVGSIASFALNEQVSAGASGAIFGCFGALLYFGIKHKRLFFRTMGMNVIVILSINLAFGFIVPMIDNGAHIGGLIGGFAASAIVSLPRNKNVKSQIIAIFVTIIAFLSLLSYGYNQPLTTQSYIVYYQIGREYIEENNLFEAKQYFEKIVEGNKEEAEPILDETYFSLGYLHARLGEVEEAKHYFHQFLENAPPGSDEAHYNLSLLYYQDGIYDSAYLHILKAIELKPDQSNYLELQEELANFIE; from the coding sequence ATGAATTTATTAACTGTGCAACTGCGATTTTGGGAAATACTGCATCACCTTGTGAATAAAGAGGGGATGCGCGTCGTTCACATCAGTGAGAAGGGAGAGGAAGTTTGGCTAGAGGATGATAGAACAGAGCCATTTCAAATCATCCGAATAGGCTATAAAGACTTTGATTGGAGTAAAGAACTCAGGCATGATATAAGTGAAACTTACGATAAAGCAAAGACGATTAGGGGTCAATTAAAACTAAGATCGGCCAATGTAATAAATGTTGTATTATCACCTTATGCACCAGTTGATAGTTATGAACATTTAGTTGATCAAGCATTGCCACTTACGGCAGGTGGGAAACAGCAACAGCGAACGATATTATTGACATTACAAAATATGAATGAGAAATTATTTCCATTAGCTACAGAATGGAAGCTAAAGGAAACTCCTAGTTTTACTTTTGTTAATGAACTCATTGATATTGAAGGAGAAATTAGAGCTTTACGCTATGCTGTTATGCAAGCATCGGAAAACCAGGTAGAAAAGGACAGAAAAGTATTTTTTTATGGAAAACCAATAGTTACATTTATTCTTTTAGCTACTATTTTAATTATGTATGCCATCGTTGAGTACAATGGATCTTCTATGAGTACTGAAACATTGATTTCATTTGGTGCAAAGTTCAACCCGCTTATACTACAAGGGGAATGGTGGCGCTTTTTTAGTGCGATGTTCTTGCATATTGGATTTTTTCATTTAATGATGAATTCATTGGCCTTATTCTATTTAGGAAGTGCCGTAGAACGGATTTATGGAACAGGTAGGTTTTTAATCATTTATTTAATTGCTGGTTTAGTTGGGTCAATAGCTAGTTTTGCATTAAATGAACAAGTATCTGCTGGGGCAAGTGGCGCGATTTTTGGGTGTTTTGGAGCATTACTATATTTCGGAATTAAACATAAAAGATTATTTTTTCGAACAATGGGGATGAATGTCATTGTCATTCTTTCCATTAACTTAGCATTCGGTTTCATCGTGCCAATGATTGATAATGGTGCACATATCGGGGGATTAATTGGAGGTTTTGCTGCATCAGCAATTGTCAGCCTTCCAAGAAATAAAAATGTAAAAAGTCAAATAATTGCTATATTTGTAACAATAATAGCCTTCCTTTCATTACTTTCTTATGGCTATAACCAACCATTAACAACGCAATCGTATATTGTATACTACCAGATTGGACGCGAATATATAGAAGAAAATAATCTATTTGAAGCAAAACAGTATTTTGAAAAAATAGTTGAAGGAAATAAAGAAGAAGCCGAACCAATTTTGGATGAAACATATTTTTCTCTAGGATATCTTCATGCGCGACTAGGGGAAGTGGAGGAAGCGAAACATTATTTTCACCAGTTTTTAGAAAATGCCCCTCCAGGTTCCGATGAAGCACACTATAACTTATCATTACTTTATTATCAAGATGGGATATATGATTCAGCATATTTGCATATTTTGAAAGCTATTGAGTTAAAGCCAGATCAATCAAATTACTTAGAACTTCAAGAAGAGTTAGCAAATTTTATAGAATAA
- a CDS encoding spore germination protein, translated as MDSIKRPASKDLNTNVSYLKDQLAVDKNFDIVFIELEYSGISMALFAIDAFAKDQAITQIQREFIAIKDEDNTDVINLLTKTKIPFIEIETNNDLEEVITQLLSGQTVLVIEGYDDIILIDTREYPVRGPEEPDTEKVIRGSKDGFVETLVFNVGLMRRRVRNRTLRNEYVRIGRRSHSDICITYIDDIADHSLVEHIKSSLQNIDTDGLPMGDKTIEEYLFGQYTNPYPLVRYTERPDVAATHLFEGHVLVMVDGSPSVIITPTTFWNHLQHAEEYRQKPAIGTALRLVRFAAVWASIFLLPLWYLYAMNQDLLPYGLSYLGTDDPGEVPLLAQFLIAETGIEMLRMAAIHTPNALATALGLVAAILIGEVAMEVGLFTPEVVLYLAVAAIGTFATPSYELSLANRLIRVIFLIFVAIFHVPGYMIGTLCLLILLTTMKAYDTPYLWPFIPFNAKSLRDVLFRAPIPLKKRRPRAIHPLDPDK; from the coding sequence ATGGACAGTATAAAACGGCCAGCTTCAAAAGATTTAAACACAAATGTATCATATCTTAAAGATCAACTGGCAGTAGACAAAAACTTCGACATTGTCTTTATTGAACTTGAATATTCTGGTATTTCAATGGCCTTATTTGCAATTGATGCATTTGCTAAGGATCAAGCTATTACACAAATACAAAGGGAATTCATTGCTATAAAAGATGAGGATAATACGGATGTAATTAATCTTTTAACAAAAACTAAAATTCCTTTTATAGAAATTGAAACAAATAATGATTTAGAAGAAGTCATTACTCAACTGTTATCTGGTCAAACGGTACTCGTTATTGAAGGTTATGATGACATCATTCTCATAGATACGAGGGAATACCCTGTCAGAGGCCCAGAAGAGCCTGATACAGAGAAGGTTATTCGAGGGTCAAAGGACGGTTTCGTAGAAACATTAGTTTTTAATGTAGGTTTGATGCGTAGACGCGTAAGGAACCGTACTTTACGTAATGAATACGTACGTATTGGTAGAAGATCCCATTCGGATATTTGTATTACATACATTGATGATATTGCTGACCATAGCTTAGTTGAACATATTAAAAGTAGTTTACAGAATATTGATACAGATGGATTGCCAATGGGTGACAAAACAATCGAGGAATATTTGTTTGGACAATATACGAATCCTTATCCACTTGTACGCTATACAGAGAGACCTGATGTAGCAGCGACGCATTTATTTGAAGGTCATGTTTTAGTGATGGTGGATGGTTCGCCAAGTGTTATTATTACGCCAACTACTTTTTGGAACCATCTCCAGCATGCAGAAGAATACCGTCAAAAACCAGCGATAGGAACTGCGCTTCGTCTTGTAAGGTTTGCTGCAGTTTGGGCATCTATTTTTCTTTTACCTCTTTGGTATTTATATGCCATGAATCAAGACTTACTTCCGTATGGTTTGTCATATTTAGGGACAGATGATCCAGGTGAGGTACCTTTACTAGCACAATTTCTCATTGCTGAAACGGGAATTGAGATGCTGAGGATGGCAGCCATTCATACACCGAATGCATTAGCCACAGCGTTAGGTTTAGTTGCAGCAATCCTTATTGGGGAAGTCGCTATGGAAGTTGGATTATTTACTCCTGAGGTAGTCCTATATTTAGCTGTTGCAGCTATTGGTACATTTGCGACACCGAGTTATGAGCTAAGCTTAGCAAATAGATTAATACGGGTAATATTCTTGATTTTTGTTGCGATTTTTCATGTGCCAGGCTATATGATTGGGACGCTTTGTTTGTTAATTCTTCTTACAACAATGAAAGCATACGATACTCCTTATTTATGGCCGTTTATCCCTTTCAATGCAAAAAGTTTGAGAGATGTATTATTTAGAGCGCCAATACCACTAAAAAAACGTAGACCAAGAGCAATTCATCCATTAGACCCAGACAAATAG
- a CDS encoding YueI family protein, translating to MSQKKLEEILQHGIYGTPELLPEERKLFLSTISERIYLALTNTQVRKRGLYKEAEEIMKKEKNVQLYINGYLNYPSYSNYVQTANKHGVAFTIINDGHDTPIGIVLAANHAIDSDKDFFIKDAEFFTDMPE from the coding sequence ATGAGTCAAAAAAAATTAGAGGAAATCCTCCAACATGGTATATACGGAACACCAGAATTGTTACCAGAAGAGCGTAAATTATTTTTAAGTACCATTTCTGAACGTATTTATTTAGCACTTACAAATACTCAAGTACGTAAGCGAGGTTTATATAAAGAAGCAGAAGAAATTATGAAGAAAGAGAAAAATGTACAACTATACATAAACGGTTATTTAAATTATCCTTCATATTCTAACTATGTACAAACTGCCAATAAACATGGTGTCGCTTTTACCATTATTAACGACGGTCATGATACACCAATTGGTATTGTCTTAGCTGCCAATCATGCCATTGATAGTGATAAAGATTTTTTTATAAAAGATGCTGAATTTTTTACCGATATGCCAGAGTAA
- a CDS encoding YqgQ family protein, giving the protein MTYFELQQLLKQYHTFIYTGDKCGDLDLIQTEIKELYQLGLIDEKIYRDANITIMQERRIEKLKRTQ; this is encoded by the coding sequence ATGACATACTTTGAGCTTCAGCAACTTTTAAAGCAGTATCATACTTTTATATACACAGGTGACAAATGTGGGGATTTAGATTTAATACAAACAGAAATAAAAGAGCTATATCAGCTAGGGTTAATAGATGAAAAAATATACCGTGATGCTAATATAACAATCATGCAAGAAAGAAGGATAGAAAAACTGAAAAGAACACAATAG
- a CDS encoding ROK family glucokinase → MEKNMLVGVDIGGTTVKIALIDIEGTMKMKWEINTNTAEHGKYIVSDIVHSVEEKLKENAISKDNVIGIGLGAPGFIDVEKGLIFEAVNLGWKDFALKEKMEEAIHIPTFVDNDANLAAVGEMWQGAGEGAENLLCVTLGTGVGGGVIAGGEIIHGQSGMAGEIGHIATVLENGAPCNCGKKGCLETVASATGIARLGTEAATVSTAGVLKDTLEANGALTAKDVFDAAKAGDTVAQNVVKEASHHLGLVLANLANALNPEKIVLGGGVSKAGDILVGEIKKYFTSYAIPKIGRETHIKIATLGNDAGVYGAAWLAKQG, encoded by the coding sequence ATGGAGAAAAACATGCTAGTAGGAGTAGATATAGGTGGAACTACAGTAAAAATCGCCTTGATTGATATTGAAGGTACGATGAAAATGAAATGGGAAATTAATACAAATACAGCGGAACATGGAAAATATATTGTTTCAGATATCGTTCATAGTGTGGAAGAAAAATTAAAAGAGAATGCGATCAGTAAAGATAACGTGATAGGAATTGGTTTGGGGGCACCAGGCTTTATTGATGTTGAGAAGGGATTAATCTTTGAAGCGGTTAATTTAGGATGGAAAGATTTTGCGTTAAAGGAAAAAATGGAAGAAGCTATTCATATACCGACTTTTGTTGATAATGATGCCAACTTAGCAGCCGTAGGTGAAATGTGGCAAGGGGCTGGAGAAGGAGCAGAAAATCTACTCTGTGTTACATTAGGAACTGGTGTTGGCGGAGGCGTCATTGCTGGTGGAGAAATCATTCATGGTCAAAGTGGTATGGCGGGTGAAATCGGTCATATTGCAACAGTACTTGAAAATGGTGCGCCTTGTAATTGTGGGAAAAAGGGTTGTCTAGAAACTGTCGCTTCTGCTACAGGTATTGCACGCTTAGGAACGGAAGCTGCTACAGTAAGTACAGCAGGGGTGTTAAAAGATACACTGGAAGCAAATGGTGCTTTAACAGCTAAAGATGTTTTTGATGCAGCTAAAGCTGGTGATACCGTAGCACAAAATGTTGTGAAAGAAGCTTCTCACCATTTAGGTCTTGTTTTAGCAAATTTAGCAAATGCGCTAAATCCTGAAAAGATTGTGTTAGGTGGCGGTGTTTCAAAAGCGGGAGATATTTTAGTTGGTGAGATTAAGAAGTACTTTACATCTTATGCGATTCCAAAAATTGGACGTGAGACACATATAAAAATTGCAACATTAGGGAATGATGCTGGTGTGTATGGAGCAGCATGGTTAGCAAAGCAAGGTTAA
- a CDS encoding MTH1187 family thiamine-binding protein, with protein MVRGMSFQKGILFIGRKHIACSYAINEKQNKTWIKPISINSVIEISKLVLFSMPKWYFLLLSILLILVLVPKSFTSIEWEGIPYFALIFFLYGTHLCFPKQLKKYHGAEHKVFSYNGTISISRLRDIREAEITNRYCSTNTILLYFLSVIFLSFIILVMSPFHWLHSMKIAAYFSILTAFVLTKWLHKRKQTFLRNGILKGSYWLQKNVTTLEPDKKHMKTAIMAYRRLAIKEFPHRIKSSKTRKENKKMAIADVTVIPIGSSTTSVSEVVAEIHRLLKATDKDIHIELTPMSTLIEGDVSDLLEIIKDIHEVPFKLGHKRVATNIRIDDRRDKKSTMKTKLQAVQSKITISSDE; from the coding sequence ATGGTTAGAGGAATGTCATTTCAAAAGGGGATTTTATTTATTGGTAGGAAACATATCGCTTGCTCCTATGCTATTAATGAGAAACAAAACAAGACGTGGATAAAGCCGATTTCGATAAACAGTGTAATTGAAATAAGTAAACTTGTTTTATTTTCTATGCCTAAGTGGTATTTCCTATTGCTTTCTATATTGTTAATATTGGTGTTAGTCCCTAAGTCTTTTACCTCTATTGAATGGGAAGGTATCCCCTATTTTGCACTTATATTTTTTTTATACGGAACACATCTCTGTTTTCCTAAACAATTAAAAAAATATCACGGTGCAGAGCATAAGGTGTTTAGTTATAACGGTACTATCTCTATCTCAAGATTAAGGGATATACGTGAAGCAGAAATTACAAATAGATACTGTTCAACCAATACAATATTATTGTACTTTCTATCAGTAATCTTTCTTTCGTTTATCATTCTTGTTATGTCTCCATTTCATTGGCTTCACTCAATGAAGATAGCAGCATACTTTTCAATATTGACAGCCTTTGTTCTAACAAAATGGTTACATAAACGAAAACAAACATTTTTACGAAATGGAATCCTAAAGGGAAGTTACTGGCTCCAAAAAAACGTAACGACATTAGAGCCTGATAAAAAGCATATGAAAACAGCTATAATGGCTTACAGAAGGTTAGCTATTAAAGAGTTTCCTCATAGGATTAAAAGTAGTAAAACTAGAAAGGAGAACAAGAAGATGGCAATTGCAGATGTAACAGTCATTCCAATTGGATCGAGCACTACAAGTGTTTCTGAAGTAGTTGCAGAGATCCATCGTCTATTAAAAGCAACTGATAAAGATATTCATATTGAATTGACGCCAATGAGTACGCTAATAGAGGGGGATGTATCAGATTTATTAGAAATCATAAAAGATATTCATGAGGTTCCCTTTAAGCTCGGGCACAAAAGGGTTGCGACAAATATAAGAATAGATGATAGAAGAGATAAAAAATCAACAATGAAAACAAAGCTTCAGGCAGTTCAGAGTAAAATAACTATTTCTAGTGATGAATAA
- a CDS encoding DUF2759 domain-containing protein gives MTLGIITLLIAILAAIGLFRELKRKNFFAVGFAFVAVAVFGWFSVRTIVSIILDSIQTVA, from the coding sequence ATGACCTTAGGGATTATCACTTTATTAATTGCTATATTAGCTGCCATTGGACTTTTTCGTGAATTAAAACGTAAAAACTTTTTTGCAGTTGGATTTGCCTTTGTTGCTGTCGCTGTTTTTGGTTGGTTTTCTGTTAGAACGATCGTATCGATTATTTTAGACAGTATCCAAACGGTAGCGTAA
- a CDS encoding MBL fold metallo-hydrolase, producing MKWKKLPLGPLQTNGYVVYENGTGVMIDPGGDEGRLLNWLKSEDIHIQAVLLTHAHFDHIGAVERIKKEFSAPLYVHKNEQQWLVDPQLNGSGLFQGITPISVGEAEHLITKEGPLEVGPFTFQVYTTPGHSPGSVSYYLPESHVIFSGDVLFHGGVGRTDLPGGSQETLMDTIHNKFLSLPDETIVANGHGPVTTIGEEKEINPFINGFGW from the coding sequence ATGAAATGGAAGAAATTACCATTAGGGCCGTTACAAACTAATGGATATGTCGTTTATGAGAACGGAACAGGAGTAATGATTGACCCCGGTGGAGATGAGGGAAGATTGTTGAACTGGTTAAAATCAGAAGACATTCATATTCAAGCTGTGTTATTAACCCATGCGCATTTTGACCATATTGGAGCTGTAGAAAGAATTAAAAAAGAGTTTTCTGCTCCGTTATACGTACATAAAAATGAACAACAATGGTTAGTTGATCCACAGTTAAATGGTTCTGGTTTATTTCAGGGAATCACTCCAATTAGTGTTGGTGAAGCGGAGCATTTAATAACAAAGGAAGGCCCACTTGAGGTAGGTCCTTTCACCTTTCAAGTCTATACTACTCCAGGTCATTCACCAGGAAGTGTATCGTATTATCTACCTGAAAGTCATGTTATTTTTTCAGGAGATGTGCTTTTTCATGGTGGAGTGGGGAGAACAGATCTACCAGGCGGAAGTCAAGAAACACTAATGGATACTATTCATAACAAATTTCTTTCTTTACCAGATGAAACGATTGTGGCGAATGGTCATGGACCTGTTACAACGATAGGAGAGGAAAAGGAAATTAATCCGTTTATAAACGGATTTGGTTGGTAA